The proteins below come from a single Arthrobacter sp. B1I2 genomic window:
- a CDS encoding YhgE/Pip domain-containing protein — translation MTVLRLARSELKRMTGGLLPKLTILALTMVPLLYGAVYLYANWDPYGHLNNLDAALVVEDTGATTADGTRLEAGTKVADSLVEGNVFHWVPVASSTEADAGVSSGQYAFALKIPKDFSANLVSPGSFDSASQAMLNVTTNDANNYLLSTIVDKLTTAVHTTVAKEVGEETANQLLTGFGTIHSKMVQAADGASRLADGVATLRDGTVTLHEGTSALSSGTDQLYAGQLKLRDGANQLTDGAGQLSSGLSVLKDKTATLPTDTQTLASGAAQVAAGNAQLNAKVQDVAAQLEAADQGLRSRVVESNSRLVASGVLTQEQADKVLADFDAAAASSPVTAAKSRIQTDAAQVQQLADGSEAVSVGAARLAAGMPALKDAIGQASAGADQLHTGAAALAAGEQSAVDGAAGLADGAHKVDAGAAQVSDGAGQAATGSRTLADEIGKGAGQVPNPDDAQKSNLSQVMADPVAVSNVSQAKAGSYGAGLAPFFLTLAMWIGIFMLVQAMRPITQRALASNAPSWKIALGGWLPFLLVSAVQASLLTLVVDMALGLNPAHPVLMWLFMLAAAMAFSALIQGVVALLGSPGKLVVLILLVLQLVSSGGTFPWQTTPQPLHVVHQVLPMGYVVTGMRHLIYGGDLSMIVPTLVGLLGYTLLGAVLSTLAVRKNKYWTLKTLKPEIAV, via the coding sequence GTGACTGTCCTGCGGCTGGCCCGCTCCGAACTCAAGCGCATGACCGGCGGGCTGCTGCCCAAGCTGACCATCCTGGCGCTGACCATGGTCCCGCTGCTTTACGGCGCGGTGTACCTCTACGCGAACTGGGACCCGTACGGGCACCTCAACAACCTGGACGCCGCCCTGGTGGTGGAGGACACCGGCGCCACCACTGCCGACGGCACCCGGCTGGAGGCCGGGACGAAGGTGGCGGACAGCCTGGTTGAAGGCAATGTGTTCCACTGGGTGCCGGTGGCCAGCTCAACGGAAGCCGATGCCGGGGTCAGCAGCGGGCAGTACGCCTTCGCGCTGAAGATCCCCAAGGACTTCTCGGCAAATCTGGTCTCCCCCGGCAGCTTCGACTCCGCCAGCCAGGCCATGTTGAACGTGACCACCAACGATGCGAACAACTACCTCCTGAGCACGATCGTGGACAAGCTGACCACGGCCGTGCACACCACTGTCGCCAAGGAGGTGGGCGAGGAAACCGCCAACCAGCTGCTCACCGGCTTCGGTACCATCCACTCCAAGATGGTGCAGGCTGCGGACGGGGCGTCCCGACTGGCCGATGGCGTGGCCACGCTCAGGGACGGAACGGTCACCCTCCATGAGGGGACCTCGGCCTTGAGCAGCGGGACGGACCAGTTGTACGCCGGCCAGCTGAAGCTGAGGGACGGCGCCAACCAGCTGACCGACGGCGCGGGGCAGCTCAGCAGCGGACTGTCAGTCCTTAAGGACAAGACGGCCACCCTGCCCACAGATACCCAGACACTCGCTTCCGGCGCCGCCCAGGTGGCCGCCGGGAACGCACAGCTGAACGCCAAGGTCCAGGACGTCGCGGCCCAGCTGGAAGCAGCGGACCAGGGGCTCCGCTCCCGTGTGGTGGAGTCCAACAGCAGGCTCGTAGCCTCGGGCGTCCTGACCCAGGAGCAGGCGGACAAGGTCCTGGCGGATTTCGACGCCGCCGCTGCCTCCAGCCCCGTAACAGCCGCCAAGAGCCGGATCCAGACGGACGCGGCCCAGGTCCAGCAGCTCGCCGATGGCTCCGAAGCCGTCAGTGTCGGCGCCGCCCGGCTGGCGGCCGGGATGCCCGCACTGAAGGACGCCATCGGGCAGGCCTCGGCAGGGGCTGACCAGCTGCACACCGGCGCCGCCGCGCTGGCAGCCGGTGAGCAGTCCGCCGTCGACGGCGCCGCCGGCCTTGCAGATGGAGCACACAAGGTGGATGCCGGCGCGGCCCAGGTCTCCGACGGCGCAGGCCAGGCCGCAACCGGCTCCCGCACGCTCGCCGACGAGATCGGAAAGGGCGCCGGCCAGGTCCCCAATCCAGACGACGCCCAGAAGAGCAACCTGTCGCAGGTTATGGCTGATCCCGTGGCGGTCAGCAATGTGTCGCAGGCCAAGGCCGGATCCTACGGCGCCGGGCTGGCGCCGTTCTTCCTCACACTGGCCATGTGGATCGGGATCTTCATGCTGGTCCAGGCCATGCGCCCCATCACGCAGCGGGCGCTGGCCTCCAACGCGCCGTCGTGGAAGATCGCGCTTGGCGGCTGGCTGCCCTTCCTGCTGGTCTCGGCGGTGCAGGCATCCCTGCTGACCCTGGTGGTGGATATGGCGCTGGGCCTTAACCCGGCGCACCCGGTCCTGATGTGGTTGTTCATGCTGGCCGCCGCCATGGCGTTCAGCGCGCTCATCCAGGGCGTGGTGGCGCTGCTGGGCTCGCCAGGCAAGCTGGTGGTGCTCATCCTGCTGGTGTTGCAGCTGGTGTCATCCGGCGGCACGTTCCCGTGGCAGACCACCCCGCAGCCGCTGCATGTGGTGCACCAGGTCCTGCCCATGGGGTACGTCGTGACCGGGATGCGGCACCTGATTTACGGTGGGGACCTGTCCATGATCGTCCCCACCCTGGTGGGCCTGCTGGGCTACACCCTGCTGGGCGCGGTTCTGTCTACCCTGGCGGTGCGCAAGAACAAATACTGGACCCTCAAGACGCTGAAACCGGAGATCGCGGTATGA
- a CDS encoding TetR/AcrR family transcriptional regulator: MTSEPTAAAKGLRPARTNATRQKLFDASMELIGERGAAGVTVDEIAAAAGVSKGTVYYNFGSKSELIAQLLRHGVDILKARLLEAADVAGTGDPLLAMEAMIGQAMDFMAEYPSFARLWVSENWRIPSEWQGTFAVLRGELLEVIGQAVERVAKAYPVDDSVSRGSLETAIFGACFVVGLDRQTYNPERTRDQSVAAIMAIMRGYVLKERTPRG; encoded by the coding sequence ATGACCAGCGAACCCACGGCCGCGGCCAAAGGGCTTCGGCCCGCCCGGACCAATGCCACCCGCCAAAAACTCTTCGATGCCTCCATGGAGCTGATCGGCGAGCGCGGGGCGGCCGGCGTCACGGTGGACGAGATCGCCGCTGCGGCCGGGGTCTCCAAGGGCACCGTCTACTACAACTTCGGCAGCAAATCCGAGCTGATCGCGCAGCTGCTGCGGCACGGCGTGGACATCCTCAAGGCACGGCTGCTCGAGGCCGCCGATGTGGCGGGCACGGGCGACCCGTTGCTGGCCATGGAGGCGATGATCGGCCAGGCGATGGACTTCATGGCCGAATACCCCTCCTTCGCGCGCCTGTGGGTCAGCGAGAACTGGCGGATCCCCAGTGAGTGGCAGGGCACGTTCGCAGTCCTGCGCGGGGAGCTCCTGGAAGTGATCGGCCAGGCCGTGGAAAGGGTGGCCAAGGCCTACCCGGTGGACGACTCGGTGTCCAGGGGAAGCCTGGAGACGGCCATTTTCGGTGCCTGTTTCGTGGTGGGCCTTGACCGGCAGACGTACAACCCGGAGCGCACCCGTGACCAAAGTGTTGCTGCAATCATGGCCATCATGCGCGGCTACGTCCTCAAGGAGCGTACTCCTCGGGGATGA
- a CDS encoding EamA family transporter: MTLRDSLLAVLVALLWGLNFVAIDIGLHAGGQDFPPLLFVAMRFVLVVVPWIFFVRKPDVSWKAIIGVGLFMSAGQFGLLYLAMALGMPAGLASLVLQAQVLLTVLLAVGFLGERPSGRQLAGVGLAVAGLALVAVGRSAVAPLLPLVIVLAAALSWAAGNVIARKARAASGLGLVVWSGAVVPLPLGALSVVVDGPDNVWNSLSNLQAPTMLSALYTAVFASLVGYGIWNRLLASHPSSAVVPFTLLVPVVGMSAAWLVLAEVPSPTELAGGLLLLGGVATAVLTGGGRRRQRREAEPLPDLGAALAEDEADDGGRLAPAGEAPGGVRVTEAR; the protein is encoded by the coding sequence GTGACCCTCCGCGATTCCCTCCTTGCCGTACTCGTGGCCTTGTTGTGGGGCCTGAACTTTGTCGCCATCGACATCGGGCTCCATGCCGGCGGCCAGGACTTTCCCCCGCTGTTGTTCGTCGCGATGCGCTTCGTCCTGGTGGTTGTCCCCTGGATCTTCTTTGTCAGGAAACCGGACGTGTCCTGGAAAGCCATCATCGGCGTCGGACTTTTCATGAGTGCGGGCCAGTTTGGCCTTCTTTACCTCGCCATGGCGCTCGGCATGCCGGCAGGTCTTGCATCGCTGGTCCTTCAGGCGCAGGTGCTGCTGACTGTCCTGCTCGCCGTAGGATTCCTGGGGGAGCGGCCCAGCGGACGCCAGCTGGCTGGTGTTGGGTTGGCCGTCGCTGGGCTCGCCCTCGTGGCGGTGGGACGAAGCGCCGTGGCGCCGCTCCTGCCGCTGGTCATTGTCCTGGCGGCGGCACTGTCGTGGGCGGCCGGAAACGTGATCGCCCGGAAGGCAAGGGCTGCCTCAGGACTGGGCTTGGTGGTCTGGTCAGGCGCCGTAGTGCCACTCCCGCTGGGAGCGTTGTCGGTGGTGGTGGACGGGCCGGATAACGTGTGGAACTCGCTGTCCAATCTTCAGGCCCCAACCATGCTCAGCGCCCTGTATACCGCCGTCTTCGCATCACTGGTGGGCTACGGAATCTGGAACCGGCTCCTGGCCAGCCACCCGTCGTCGGCCGTTGTTCCGTTCACCTTGCTGGTCCCGGTGGTGGGCATGAGCGCTGCCTGGCTGGTCCTCGCGGAGGTGCCGTCGCCAACGGAGCTGGCCGGCGGGCTGCTCCTCCTCGGCGGCGTGGCGACGGCGGTGCTCACCGGGGGAGGCAGGCGGCGTCAGCGGCGGGAGGCGGAGCCGCTGCCGGACCTGGGTGCCGCCTTGGCTGAAGATGAAGCGGACGACGGCGGCCGCTTGGCTCCCGCCGGAGAGGCGCCGGGCGGGGTGCGGGTGACGGAGGCCCGCTGA
- a CDS encoding LysR family transcriptional regulator, with the protein MIDIGSLRALAAIEQHGTVIAAAEAMRFSPSAVSQQVKKLEKETGFAVLERRGRGVLLTERGLALAAYGRRILAELEELESTLLADPAKPSGSLRVVSFSTACRGLVGPLLARIAQSGAALEISVLAEDPREAVARVANGEADLGLVHNWNSVPLVIPEHLTLEWLCEDVADVLVHRSHPLAQRPDVEPAQLVDERWISTPAGAICNEALLRIFADLGRVPDIRVYDPDFATHIALVEQGVAIALVPRLGRPALPPDVIAVPVVNPVQARQVGLVHRRTMTASPGIRHTAALLREIAASGRGEPQTS; encoded by the coding sequence ATGATTGATATTGGGTCGTTGCGCGCCCTCGCCGCCATTGAGCAGCACGGCACAGTCATTGCCGCCGCGGAAGCCATGCGGTTCAGCCCGTCAGCCGTCTCCCAACAGGTGAAGAAGCTGGAAAAGGAGACAGGCTTCGCCGTCCTGGAACGCCGGGGCCGCGGGGTTCTGCTCACCGAGCGCGGCCTGGCCCTGGCGGCCTACGGCCGGCGCATCCTGGCGGAGCTTGAGGAGCTGGAGTCCACGCTGCTGGCGGATCCGGCCAAGCCCAGCGGCAGCCTCCGTGTGGTTTCGTTTTCCACTGCCTGCCGGGGGCTGGTGGGTCCGTTGCTGGCACGGATTGCGCAGTCGGGGGCGGCGCTTGAGATTTCCGTCCTGGCGGAGGATCCCCGCGAGGCCGTGGCACGGGTCGCCAACGGCGAAGCCGACCTTGGCCTGGTGCATAACTGGAACTCCGTGCCACTGGTGATCCCGGAGCACCTGACACTGGAGTGGCTGTGCGAGGACGTGGCGGACGTCCTGGTCCACCGCAGCCATCCGCTGGCGCAGCGGCCCGACGTTGAGCCTGCACAACTTGTCGACGAGCGCTGGATCAGCACCCCGGCGGGAGCGATCTGCAATGAAGCCCTCCTGCGGATTTTCGCCGACCTTGGGCGGGTCCCGGATATCAGGGTTTACGACCCCGATTTTGCGACGCATATCGCGTTGGTGGAGCAGGGAGTGGCAATTGCGCTCGTACCCCGCCTGGGACGGCCGGCGCTGCCTCCGGATGTCATTGCCGTTCCGGTGGTCAACCCTGTCCAGGCGCGGCAGGTGGGGCTTGTCCATCGCAGGACCATGACGGCCAGCCCCGGCATCAGGCACACCGCGGCACTGCTGCGCGAAATTGCAGCTAGTGGGCGCGGGGAACCGCAAACCTCGTGA
- a CDS encoding SixA phosphatase family protein, with amino-acid sequence MSSHHVRRLVIMRHAKADWPGGVADHERPLEERGHREAPLAGRWLLKHNIVPDFILCSSALRTRQTCTWVCSELGDKAPTPKLENGLYAASALRMLTVVNHVPDTVTTLMLIAHLPGVQDLAMHLASRDSDHDAYMDAATRFPTNALTVLETEKPWAELDGQDARITRFAVPRAH; translated from the coding sequence ATGAGTTCGCACCATGTTCGACGCCTTGTGATCATGCGCCACGCCAAGGCTGACTGGCCCGGCGGGGTGGCCGACCATGAGCGGCCACTGGAGGAGCGCGGACACCGGGAAGCGCCGCTGGCCGGCCGCTGGCTGCTCAAGCACAACATCGTCCCCGACTTCATCCTGTGCTCCAGCGCCCTGCGCACCCGGCAGACCTGCACCTGGGTCTGCTCCGAACTCGGCGACAAAGCCCCCACACCCAAGCTGGAAAATGGCCTTTACGCAGCCTCTGCCCTCCGGATGCTCACCGTGGTCAACCACGTGCCGGACACTGTCACCACGCTGATGCTGATCGCGCACCTGCCCGGCGTGCAGGACCTCGCGATGCACCTCGCCTCGCGGGATTCGGACCACGACGCCTACATGGACGCCGCCACCCGCTTTCCCACCAATGCGCTCACCGTCCTGGAGACGGAGAAGCCGTGGGCGGAACTCGACGGGCAGGATGCGCGGATCACGAGGTTTGCGGTTCCCCGCGCCCACTAG